Proteins co-encoded in one Euleptes europaea isolate rEulEur1 chromosome 1, rEulEur1.hap1, whole genome shotgun sequence genomic window:
- the LOC130475347 gene encoding zinc finger protein 79-like encodes ECGKKFSLSGNLQLHLRTHTGEKPFECSECGKRFTQNGNLQQHQRTHTGEKPFDCSECGKRFRFSGDLQKHLRTHTGEKPFECSECGKRFRFSGDLQKHLRHHTGEKPFACSECGKRFSQTGGLRKHLSAHTGEKPFACSVCGKRFTQNGNLQQHQRTHTGEKPFECSECGKRFSQISHLHRHQGTHTGEKPFECSECGKRFSQNGHLQQHQRTHTGEKPFDCSECGKRFRFSGDLQKHLRTHIGDTF; translated from the exons gagtgtggaaagaaattcagtctgagtggcaatcttcaactgcatttaagaacacacacaggggagaaaccttttgaatgctcagagtgtggaaagagattcactcagaatggcaatcttcaacagcatcaaagaacccacacaggggagaaaccttttgactgctcagagtgtggaaagagatttcgttttagtggcgatcttcaaaagcatctaagaacccacacaggggagaaaccttttgaatgctcagagtgtggaaagagatttcgttttagtggcgatcttcaaaagcatttaagacatcacacaggggaaaaaccttttgcatgctcagagtgtggaaagagattcagtcagactGGTGGTCTTCGAAAGCATTTAAGtgcccacacaggggagaaaccttttgcatgttcagtgtgtggaaagagattcactcagaatggcaatcttcaaca acatcaaagaacccacacaggggagaaaccttttgaatgctcagagtgtggaaagagattcagtcagattAGCCATCTTCATAGACATCaaggaacccacacaggggagaaaccttttgaatgctcagagtgtggaaagagattcagtcagaatggccatcttcaacagcatcaaagaactcacactggggagaaaccttttgactgctcagagtgtggaaagagatttcgttttagtggcgatcttcaaaagcatttaagaacccacattGGAGataccttttga